One Kineococcus radiotolerans SRS30216 = ATCC BAA-149 DNA window includes the following coding sequences:
- a CDS encoding NmrA family NAD(P)-binding protein — protein MTTSILVAGATGDLGRRITRELLTRDTRVRVLTRPGSGAAGSLFADDPRVDVVETTYADPQALAGSLTGIDTVVSALSGTRPVIVDAQRVLLDAAARAGVARFIPSDYSADYRRIALGSNRNLELRREFAADVDAAPLRSTSVLNGAFADMLTGQAPMISFTRRRVLFWSSADQVLDFTTKDDVAAIVAAVALDPDAPRVVEVAGDRVSARDVARTMSELTGQRFTLQWAGTAGSLSAVSKVARRFAGNPDETFPAWQGMQYFVSMFSGQGQLRHVDNDRYGHREWTTVRDVLASHLAATAGDRTPDPGTATGVRSRSREPQDRP, from the coding sequence GTGACCACCTCGATCCTCGTCGCCGGCGCCACCGGCGACCTCGGACGCCGCATCACCCGCGAGCTCCTCACCCGCGACACCCGTGTCCGCGTCCTCACCCGCCCCGGCAGCGGCGCCGCGGGGTCCCTCTTCGCCGACGACCCGCGCGTCGACGTCGTCGAGACCACCTACGCGGACCCGCAGGCGCTGGCCGGTTCCCTCACCGGGATCGACACCGTCGTCTCCGCGCTCAGCGGCACCCGCCCGGTGATCGTCGACGCCCAGCGGGTCCTGCTGGACGCGGCGGCGCGAGCCGGCGTCGCCCGGTTCATCCCCTCCGACTACTCCGCGGACTACCGCCGGATCGCGCTGGGCAGCAACCGCAACCTCGAACTGCGCCGCGAGTTCGCCGCCGACGTCGACGCCGCTCCCCTGCGCTCGACGTCGGTGCTCAACGGCGCCTTCGCCGACATGCTCACCGGGCAGGCGCCGATGATCTCCTTCACCCGCCGGCGCGTGCTGTTCTGGTCCTCCGCGGACCAGGTGCTCGACTTCACCACCAAGGACGACGTCGCCGCGATCGTCGCCGCGGTCGCCCTCGACCCCGACGCCCCTCGCGTGGTGGAGGTCGCCGGGGACCGGGTCAGCGCACGGGACGTGGCCCGGACGATGAGCGAACTGACGGGGCAGCGCTTCACGCTCCAGTGGGCGGGCACCGCGGGATCGCTCTCGGCGGTGAGCAAGGTGGCCCGGCGCTTCGCCGGGAACCCCGACGAGACGTTCCCGGCCTGGCAGGGCATGCAGTACTTCGTCAGCATGTTCAGCGGCCAGGGCCAACTGCGCCACGTCGACAACGACCGCTACGGCCACCGGGAGTGGACCACCGTGCGCGACGTCCTCGCCTCCCACCTCGCCGCGACCGCGGGCGACCGGACCCCTGACCCGGGCACCGCGACCGGGGTCCGGTCGCGATCCCGCGAACCGCAGGACCGGCCCTAG
- a CDS encoding MarR family winged helix-turn-helix transcriptional regulator, which produces MTDSAPGGPAAEAAIDWDAGGIETELGWSLQAVYQGFARTAVTAVDAVPGGPRGYQVLVAVTTEPATSQLLLAQRLGIDKTAMTYVVDALENAGLVQRRANPRDRRVREVLPTDSGRALLARARVALREVEETLMHALDAGERTQLRHLLARVALSAGAVEACSPLSSGTPAEQPLAAPHRSTRRTPRPSTGS; this is translated from the coding sequence ATGACCGACAGCGCACCCGGAGGCCCAGCGGCGGAGGCCGCGATCGACTGGGACGCCGGCGGGATCGAGACCGAACTGGGCTGGTCCCTCCAGGCCGTCTACCAGGGCTTCGCCCGGACCGCCGTCACCGCCGTCGACGCCGTCCCCGGAGGCCCCCGCGGCTACCAGGTCCTGGTCGCCGTCACCACCGAACCGGCGACCTCGCAGCTCCTCCTGGCCCAGCGCCTGGGCATCGACAAGACCGCCATGACGTACGTGGTCGACGCCCTCGAGAACGCGGGCCTGGTCCAGCGGCGCGCGAACCCCCGCGACCGCCGGGTGCGCGAGGTGCTCCCCACCGACAGCGGACGAGCCCTGCTCGCCCGGGCCCGCGTCGCGCTGCGCGAGGTGGAGGAGACGCTGATGCACGCCCTCGACGCCGGCGAACGCACCCAGCTCCGGCACCTGCTGGCTCGTGTCGCCCTGAGCGCCGGTGCGGTCGAGGCGTGCTCACCCCTCTCGTCCGGGACCCCCGCCGAACAACCCCTGGCCGCACCCCACCGGTCGACCCGTCGAACCCCGCGCCCCTCCACCGGAAGCTGA
- a CDS encoding epoxide hydrolase family protein, producing MTTGTGTREDRTNPGSGEAADAVRPFVLDVPQADLDDLRHRLLRTRWPDRETVADTTQGPQLERVQRLVAHWSGAYDWRRAEALLNGWGQFTTRIDGLDVHFVHVRSRVPGARPLLLTHGWPGSVLEFRHAVGPLTDPEAHGGDPADAFDVVIPSLPGFGFSGHPTAPGWNLQRTARAWSVLMRRLGYTRWFAQGGDLGASVTAELAALHQRNDIGLAGIHLNMALFSPTDDEAAAADPAEQAMLREGGYYWQTLSAYSQQMSTRPQTIGYSLTDSPVGLASWIYAMFQDVGGSHDAHGDVEALFSLDEVLDDVMLYWLPNAAASAARMYWEMNQVGWANAGTLEEPLTVPTGLSVMPGEYVRRSRRWAERRYTDLVHFSEVADGGHFALLEQPELLVADIRSTFLTLR from the coding sequence ATGACCACCGGAACCGGCACCCGCGAAGACCGCACGAACCCCGGGAGCGGTGAGGCCGCGGACGCCGTCCGCCCCTTCGTCCTGGACGTGCCCCAGGCCGACCTCGACGACCTGCGGCACCGGCTGCTGCGCACCCGCTGGCCCGACCGGGAGACCGTCGCCGACACCACCCAGGGCCCGCAGCTCGAGCGGGTCCAGCGACTCGTCGCGCACTGGAGCGGCGCCTACGACTGGCGTCGCGCCGAAGCGCTGCTGAACGGCTGGGGGCAGTTCACCACCCGCATCGACGGTCTCGACGTCCACTTCGTCCACGTCCGGTCCCGCGTCCCCGGCGCGCGTCCGCTGCTCCTGACCCACGGCTGGCCCGGATCCGTCCTGGAGTTCCGCCACGCGGTCGGGCCGCTCACCGACCCGGAGGCGCACGGCGGCGACCCCGCCGACGCCTTCGACGTCGTGATCCCCAGCCTGCCCGGGTTCGGTTTCTCGGGACACCCCACCGCTCCCGGCTGGAACCTCCAGCGCACCGCTCGGGCGTGGTCCGTCCTGATGCGGCGCCTGGGCTACACCCGCTGGTTCGCCCAGGGTGGCGACCTCGGCGCCTCGGTCACCGCCGAGCTCGCCGCCCTGCACCAGCGCAACGACATCGGGCTCGCCGGGATCCACCTCAACATGGCGCTGTTCAGCCCGACCGACGACGAAGCGGCTGCCGCCGACCCCGCCGAGCAGGCGATGCTGCGGGAGGGCGGCTACTACTGGCAGACGCTCTCCGCGTACTCCCAGCAGATGTCCACGCGACCGCAGACCATCGGCTACTCCCTCACCGATTCCCCGGTGGGACTCGCGTCGTGGATCTACGCCATGTTCCAGGACGTCGGCGGTTCCCACGACGCGCACGGCGACGTCGAGGCGCTGTTCTCCCTCGACGAGGTGCTCGACGACGTCATGCTCTACTGGCTGCCCAACGCCGCCGCCTCCGCGGCCCGCATGTACTGGGAGATGAACCAGGTCGGCTGGGCCAACGCCGGCACCCTCGAGGAACCCCTGACCGTGCCGACCGGTCTGAGCGTCATGCCCGGGGAGTACGTCCGGCGTTCCCGCCGGTGGGCCGAACGCCGCTACACCGACCTCGTCCACTTCAGCGAGGTGGCCGACGGAGGGCACTTCGCCCTCCTGGAGCAGCCCGAACTCCTCGTCGCCGACATCCGGTCCACCTTCCTGACCCTCCGCTGA